A stretch of Cicer arietinum cultivar CDC Frontier isolate Library 1 chromosome 5, Cicar.CDCFrontier_v2.0, whole genome shotgun sequence DNA encodes these proteins:
- the LOC105852170 gene encoding uncharacterized protein gives METIPAYHENSLINGITIFIDFVPCISAFKFCKPMVQVDGTWLYGKYKGTLLVAVAQDGNDNVIPIAYAIVEGETKEGWSFFLRNLRKFVTPQANICLISDRHESIKSAYNNPNNGWQDPPSKHMFCVRHIAQNFTREFKDNALKKKVISMGYSINEPTYRYYRREIGMLNLDALKWLDNIPRQDWIQAFDGGSRWGQMTTNLVESINAVLKGPRNLPITALVQSTYFKTGTLFPTMGKQHASILASGQVYTKPCIDFMKLEISKSNSHRVDSFDRSNHTFMVHETVVPREGRPIGHFSVNLSNKWCDCGIYQAKHMPCSHVIAACSSIKYNYWSLISDVYKVESVLKVYDEVFQPIPNQGYWPQYEGVKVCHNPLMRRVTKGRPKSKRIRTEMGSKEREPRKCGLCRWSKGRESEEERDHQGIVVDDTVAY, from the exons ATGGAAACCATCCCAGCTTATCATGAGAATAGTTTGATAAATGGGATAACGATTTTCATAGATTTCGTTCCGTGTATATCTGCGTTTAAATTCTGCAAACCAATGGTACAAGTTGATGGGACTTGGCTGTACGGCAAGTACAAAGGAACTCTATTGGTAGCAGTTGCACAAGATGGGAACGACAACGTAATTCCTATTGCTTATGCtattgtggaaggtgagacaaaagaaggttggagtttctttttgagaaatttgagaaaatttgtcactccacaagccaacatttgtttgatttccgATAGACATGAATCTATTAagagtgcttataataatccgAATAATGGGTGGCAAGATCCTCCGTCAAAGCATATGTTCTGCGTCCGACATATTGCACAAAATTTTACAAGGGAATTTAAAGACaatgctttgaagaaaaaagttatttctatgg GTTACTCTATCAACGAGCctacatatcgatactaccGTAGAGAAATCGGCATGCTAAATCTGGAtgctttgaaatggttagacaacatacctcgacaagattggattcaagcatTCGATGGAGGTAGTCGTTGGGGTCAGATGACAACCAACCTTGTGGAGTCAATCAACGCAGTATTAAAAGGCCCGCGCAACCTTCCCATCACTGCTTTGGTGCAATCGACTTATTTTAAAACAGGGACACTATTTCCAACCATGGGAAAACAACACGCATCGATTTTAGCTTCTGGTCAGGTATACACAAAACCTTGCATAGATTTTATGAAATTGGAAATAAGTAAATCCAATAGTCATAGGGTGGATAGTTTTGATCGGagcaaccatactttcatggtGCATGAGACAGTGGTTCCAAGAGAagggcgaccaattggtcatttcagtgtaaacctttctaacaagtggtgcgattgtggaatatatcaagctaaacatatgccttgttcacatgtcatagcAGCATGCTCTAGCATAAAGTATAATTATTGGAGCCTTATATCTGATGTGTATAAAGTGGAATCGGTATTAAAAGTCTATGATGAAGTGTTCCAACCCATACCAAACCAAGGATATTGGCCAcaatatgaaggtgttaaggtgtgtcacaatccactaatgcgGAGAGTCACGAAAGGTCGTCCAAAGAGCAAACGCATTAGAACAGAAATGGGCAGTAAAGAAAGAGAACCAAGAAAATGCGGGTTATGTCGG TGGAGCAAAGGAAGAGAAAGTGAGGAAGAAAGAGACCATCAAGGTATAGTTGTGGACGATACGGTGGCCTACTAG
- the LOC101491046 gene encoding uncharacterized protein: protein MVNDSVNNHHSSEMSFRITQDGRFFSRIMAKETSNANSSSRRVFYYGESSVAVPFMWEAQPGTPKHPLSETSLPPLTPPPSFSITNNNSNAKGTNSKVKFILTILTRFVGSKKSHVSPSSSSSSWWSSSSSSSSSFSMSDGRLKIFSRSRCPPSNSNSLKHKFSNGFRGCYPFGSMKNANVSHGAL from the coding sequence ATGGTGAATGATAGTGTGAACAATCATCATTCATCTGAAATGTCGTTTAGAATAACACAAGATGGTAGATTCTTCTCTAGGATAATGGCAAAGGAAACTTCCAATGCAAATTCATCTTCAAGAAGGGTATTCTATTATGGAGAATCATCAGTTGCTGTTCCTTTCATGTGGGAGGCACAACCAGGAACTCCTAAACACCCTTTGTCAGAAACCTCTCTGCCTCCTCTCACACCACCACCTTCATTTTCTATTACTAATAACAACTCCAATGCAAAGGGTACAAAttcaaaagttaaatttattttgaccaTTTTGACTAGGTTTGTAGGTTCAAAGAAATCTCATGTGTCaccttcttcttcatcttcttcttggTGGTCTTCTTCGTCTTCGTCGTCGTCCTCGTTTTCAATGAGTGATGGAAGGTTAAAAATATTCTCAAGATCAAGATGTCCTCCCTCTAATTCAAACTCTTTGAAACACAAGTTTTCAAATGGGTTTAGAGGTTGCTATCCTTTTGGGAGCATGAAGAATGCAAATGTAAGCCATGGTGCACTTTAG